The DNA window CCGCGCTGGCCCTGCTGGCCACGCTGCTGTTGATGATGGACCCCTCGCGACTCCGGCTGACGCGCGAGAGCCTCCTGGGGCTCGCCTACGCGCTGTCAGGTGGCGCGGCGGTGTTGGTGGGCGACCGCATCGCCCAGGAGTCCCATGACATCCAGGGCATCCTCTTCGGCACGGCCGTGCTCGTGACGCCCGAGCAGCTTCGCACCGTCGCCATCGCCAGCATCCTGGTCATGGCCATCCACCTGTGGTGGTACCGCGGCATCACCTTCGCGAGCTTCGACCGCATTGGCGCGCTGGTGCAGGGGTTGCCCGTGCGGCTGCTCGATGGCGTGCTGATGGTGTCCATCGGCGTCATGGTGGGCGTGTGCGCTCGCGCGTTGGGTGCGCTTCCCGTGTTCGCCTTCTCCACGCTGTCCGCCATCGCCGCGTTGATGTTGGACCTGCGGCTGCCCTGGACCTTCTTCGTGGCCACGCTCGCGGGGGTCATCTCCGGCGTGGGGGGCTACATGTTCGCCTACTTCTTCGACTTCCCCGTGGGCGGCTCGCAGACGGTGGTCGCG is part of the Myxococcus landrumus genome and encodes:
- a CDS encoding metal ABC transporter permease, giving the protein MEPALADPSKWQQFLEGFELFRDPLLCALLAGGVLGFLSVYVVLRRMVFVSAAVAQSAGLGVALAFYMGIHLGFAVEPVIGATALALLATLLLMMDPSRLRLTRESLLGLAYALSGGAAVLVGDRIAQESHDIQGILFGTAVLVTPEQLRTVAIASILVMAIHLWWYRGITFASFDRIGALVQGLPVRLLDGVLMVSIGVMVGVCARALGALPVFAFSTLSAIAALMLDLRLPWTFFVATLAGVISGVGGYMFAYFFDFPVGGSQTVVAAMLVALAMGVRAILQWMQRAR